A portion of the Hydractinia symbiolongicarpus strain clone_291-10 chromosome 10, HSymV2.1, whole genome shotgun sequence genome contains these proteins:
- the LOC130612335 gene encoding solute carrier family 49 member 4 homolog, producing MVNSVFFQCFTVSLISTPKCNLPALLLLSFIFQMSFKKEKKPLLTREIRDDYMGSSTASLSSYDYETYVKPYAHTETGTYWYRWYILALFSLVASMCNIAWNSWGPIETTSRAVFGWSKGTISLLSDWGAITFVLAVFPSSYILDVFGLRRATLMAILCLVIGTGLRCITSHPETATYLIHVGQIMIGLSGPVGQASATALSSTWFPPNQRTTATAIASLASYCGTAISFVIGPHLVGDIDKTHMSKTNPGYKEEIHKLSDEIMRFMYIQFGVCSGLFLLVLISFPSKPPKPPSATAVMERVDFMAGLKKLFFNPQFQLIAFAYGLTTGIYSAWCSDLALNLKAFHIDDETAGWFGFWAVIAGSVSGITLSLMADRLGALKLLIVLLFFVATAAFSVFSLVCVKIIPNSMALFYLTSVVGGLCLNGSIPLFFELAVESSYPVAEGINTGAMTFSNNLYCLIFLSIPLIPGSGTAWMNWCLVGSCVLCIPTMILFKERYRRLEVDMTDEEDSAPTNVAAMGSPISF from the exons ATGGTTAACTCTGTTTTCTTCCAATGTTTCACCGTTTCTTTAATTTCTACACCAAAATGTAATTTACCAGCCTTGCTTCTATTAAGTTTTATTTTCCAGATGagtttcaaaaaagaaaaaaagccatTGTTAACACGTGAAATTAGGGATGATTATATGGGGAGTTCGACTGCTTCTTTATCGTCATATGATTATGAAACTTATGTCAAACCTTATGCTCATACTGAGACTGGTACATATTG GTACCGTTGGTATATACTTGCCTTATTCTCATTGGTGGCAAGCATGTGTAATATAGCGTGgaattcttggggtccaatcGAGACAACATCCCGTGCTGTGTTTGGTTGGAGTAAAGGAACAATCTCATTGTTGTCTGACTGGGGAGCCATAACATTTGTGTTGGCGGTGTTTCCATCATCATACATATTAGACGTGTTCG GACTTCGAAGAGCAACACTAATGGCTATTCTATGTCTGGTTATTGGAACAGGGTTGCGTTGTATCACATCTCATCCGGAAACAGCTACCTACCTTATTCATGTTGGACAGATTATGATTGGATTGTCGGGACCTGTAGGACAGGCATCAGCAACTGCTCTTTCAAGTACATGGTTTCCGCCAAATCAGCGCACCACTGCAACGGCTATTGCATCTTTGGCAAGTTACTGTGGCACAGCAATTAGTTTTGTTATTGGGCCGCATCTTGTTGGCGACATTGATAAAACACACATGTCCAAAACAAATCCAGGTTACAAAGAAGAAATACATAAACTATCAGACGAAATTATGAGATTCATGTATATTCAATTTGGCGTATGTTCTGGcttatttcttttagttttaatttcatttccaAGCAAGCCTCCGAAGCCGCCCAGCGCGACAGCTGTTATGGAAAGAGTTGATTTTATGGCTGGATTGAAAAAGCTGTTTTTTAACCCACAGTTCCAGCTTATTGCATTTGCGTATGGTCTTACGACTGGAATTTACAGTGCGTGGTGTTCAGATCttgcacttaatttaaaagctTTTCATATTGACGATGAAACCGCGGGCTGGTTTGGGTTTTGGGCTGTTATAGCTGGTTCTGTGTCTGGCATTACTCTGTCTTT aatggcCGACCGACTTGGTGCACTCAAGCTTCttattgttttactttttttcgtCGCTACAGCTGCGTTTTCTGTGTTTAGTTTAGTATGTGTGAAAATTATACCGAATTCCATGGCCCTGTTTTATCTAACTTCGGTTGTTGGAGGACTTTGTTTGAATGGCTCGATTCCACTTTTCTTTGAGCTGGCTGTGGAATCAAGTTATCCGGTTGCGGAAGGGATAAACACAGGTGCGATGACCTTCTCTAATAATCTTTATTGTTTGATATTTCTGTCCATACCACTCATCCCAGGAAGTGGTACTGCTTGGATGAATTGGTGTCTGGTGGGTAGCTGTGTTCTCTGTATACCAACGATGATACTTTTCAAAGAACGATATCGTAGGTTAGAAGTTGATATGACTGACGAAGAAGATTCCGCTCCGACAAATGTAGCTGCTATGGGAAGCCCCATttcattttag
- the LOC130612463 gene encoding polyisoprenoid diphosphate/phosphate phosphohydrolase PLPP6-like isoform X2: MVTLEQSLLKYYEHYLNFWNGLVMAFLVLKLVFQRPRPIYNENDMPLSASKVDDFSFPSGHTTRAFMVMFLYVMHRISNIERIFWISWAVLLGLSRVVLGRHHLSDVVAGVFIGLADGVMVTEFVMWYNRQHF, encoded by the exons ATGGTTACTTTGGAACAAAGTCTTTTAAAATATTACGAGCACTACTTAAATTTTTGGAATGGACTGGTCATGGCGTTCCTTG TGCTGAAGCTAGTTTTCCAAAGACCTCGCCCAATATACAATGAGAACGATATGCCTTTGAGTGCCTCTAAGGTGGACGACTTCTCCTTCCCATCTGGTCACACAACTAGAGCATTCATGGTTATGTTCCTGTATGTGATGCATAGAATTTCAAACATTGAAAGAATCTTTTGGATTTCTTGGGCAGTACTTCTTGGCTTGTCCAGAGTTGTGTTAGGAAGACACCATCTTAGTGATGTAGTAGCTGGTGTTTTTATTGGATTGGCTGATGGTGTTATGGTAACAGAGTTTGTGATGTGGTATAATagacaacatttttaa
- the LOC130612462 gene encoding geminin-like — MANEVRMATSLKDLTNEVDKENNTPDVKMKNVLKLGGKSLQSPFSTPGSGKHKPFKILTDDEIAIINSKKSGSGSGKKPKTAKRRSLATLQQSAQGKGTLVGQNRDTFSIKEAFSRKGFKKLEEPLHKNRVSESSSEGTDVEKDLVEDAITLMKATETVNDSYWKTIAEERRLALEETLNENDKLYDEIDALKEENEKLKKELNEAEYFKILYNNLLEASSPPSEKE, encoded by the coding sequence ATGGCGAACGAAGTCAGGATGGCTACTTCATTGAAGGATTTAACGAACGAGGTTGACAAGGAAAACAACACGCCGGACGTAAAAATGAAGAATGTACTCAAACTTGGAGGTAAATCGTTGCAGTCGCCATTTAGTACACCAGGCAGTGGTAAGCACAAACCATTTAAAATTCTGACTGACGATGAGATTGCTATTATAAACTCTAAAAAATCTGGCAGTGGCAGTGGAAAAAAACCCAAAACTGCTAAAAGGCGAAGTCTTGCAACGCTTCAGCAATCTGCCCAAGGAAAGGGCACTCTTGTTGGCCAAAATCGGGATACATTTAGTATAAAAGAAGCATTTTCacgaaaaggttttaaaaaattagaggaACCTTTGCATAAAAACAGAGTATCTGAATCTTCAAGTGAGGGCACAGATGTGGAAAAAGATTTGGTTGAAGATGCGATTACCCTAATGAAAGCAACAGAAACAGTAAATGACAGCTACTGGAAAACTATTGCCGAGGAACGTAGACTTGCGTTAGAAGAGACACTGAATGAGAATGACAAGTTATATGATGAAATAGATGCCCTAAAAGAAGAGAacgagaaattaaaaaaagaactaaATGAGGCTGAATACTTCAAGATTTTATATAACAACTTACTAGAAGCTAGCAGCCCGCCTTCTGAAAAGGAATAG
- the LOC130612463 gene encoding polyisoprenoid diphosphate/phosphate phosphohydrolase PLPP6-like isoform X1 codes for MASNAVERKIVHTSKKSNREYSCKYLARTSWSQFQELDHSLSRLMSLYNGYFGTKSFKILRALLKFLEWTGHGVPWLVFVSYQIFASSDEFYFTLMLSLILDLIVIAVLKLVFQRPRPIYNENDMPLSASKVDDFSFPSGHTTRAFMVMFLYVMHRISNIERIFWISWAVLLGLSRVVLGRHHLSDVVAGVFIGLADGVMVTEFVMWYNRQHF; via the coding sequence ATGGCATCTAATGCTGTTGAAAGAAAAATCGTGCATACTTCTAAAAAATCTAATCGTGAATATTCATGCAAATACCTGGCAAGAACGTCATGGTCGCAATTTCAAGAACTAGACCATTCACTTTCCAGATTAATGAGTCTCTATAATGGTTACTTTGGAACAAAGTCTTTTAAAATATTACGAGCACTACTTAAATTTTTGGAATGGACTGGTCATGGCGTTCCTTGGTTAGTTTTTGTTTCATATCAGATTTTTGCTTCAAGTGATGAATTTTATTTCACTTTAATGTTGTCACTGATTCTGGACTTAATTGTAATTGCAGTGCTGAAGCTAGTTTTCCAAAGACCTCGCCCAATATACAATGAGAACGATATGCCTTTGAGTGCCTCTAAGGTGGACGACTTCTCCTTCCCATCTGGTCACACAACTAGAGCATTCATGGTTATGTTCCTGTATGTGATGCATAGAATTTCAAACATTGAAAGAATCTTTTGGATTTCTTGGGCAGTACTTCTTGGCTTGTCCAGAGTTGTGTTAGGAAGACACCATCTTAGTGATGTAGTAGCTGGTGTTTTTATTGGATTGGCTGATGGTGTTATGGTAACAGAGTTTGTGATGTGGTATAATagacaacatttttaa